One Aegilops tauschii subsp. strangulata cultivar AL8/78 chromosome 7, Aet v6.0, whole genome shotgun sequence genomic window carries:
- the LOC120969811 gene encoding uncharacterized protein: MELNAAVAKKTGQNCMIKLDWESLVTRFLQLNGLKAEDGKLERQKLQEIIFNDEVGYNTPEGAAWCFKHMGIKADIHKDGDNIGTLNVSLHDYRRYEQMDAQEVREHIENGRAIKVRILAGTEFDSLEDDEIYCWLPEIDEDTGKLVEDPDPHAIVLLGNGNAGPSLRNEQYHPFLNSHGKKYAKGGVGCIFFKGLFGPYYLLEMKTEPKLSYGGMSQLPAPPFRTYVPTPPPPGSPASPPCPSAFTTLPAHGRFPAPSRPGAPSTQHTPRYLPPWHPSRSSCLPGPVSGHSLTPPRGRYSMDVPTPPPHDRSASQSHLAAFTPPPPHGRFPAPRRPDAPSTQRATAPHSPPPARGEWPTAPRGRDTIDKKRW, translated from the coding sequence ATGGAACTGAATGCAGCAGTGGCCAAGAAGACTGGGCAGAACTGCATGATAAAGCTTGATTGGGAATCATTGGTAACAAGATTTCTTCAGCTGAATGGCCTGAAAGCAGAGGATGGCAAACTGGAGAGGCAGAAGTTACAGGAGATAATCTTCAATGATGAGGTGGGTTACAACACGCCAGAAGGGGCTGCCTGGTGCTTCAAGCATATGGGCATTAAGGCAGATATCCACAAGGATGGGGACAACATTGGCACCCTCAACGTGAGCCTTCATGATTACAGACGTTATGAGCAGATGGACGCTCAGGAGGTAAGGGAACACATAGAAAATGGCAGGGCGATCAAGGTACGGATACTTGCCGGAACAGAGTTCGACTCTCTTGAGGACGACGAGATCTATTGCTGGCTCCCAGAGATCGATGAGGACACTGGGAAATTGGTGGAGGACCCAGACCCCCACGCAATTGTATTGCTTGGCAATGGTAATGCTGGGCCCTCATTGCGCAATGAACAGTACCACCCGTTCCTTAATTCACATGGAAAAAAATATGCAAAGGGTGGAGTTGGGTGCATATTTTTCAAGGGTCTGTTCGGCCCATACTACTTGCTGGAAATGAAGACAGAGCCGAAGCTCTCGTATGGTGGGATGTCTCAGCTTCCTGCTCCTCCTTTTCGCACGTATGTCCCGACTCCTCCGCCCCCTGGTTCCCCCGCATCACCGCCATGCCCGTCTGCCTTCACGACTTTGCCTGCCCATGGCCGCTTCCCTGCACCATCACGCCCGGGTGCCCCCTCAACTCAGCATACTCCACGTTACTTGCCGCCTTGGCATCCCAGTCGTAGCTCCTGTTTACCTGGTCCAGTCAGCGGCCACAGTCTCACTCCACCAAGAGGAAGATACAGCATGGATGTCCCGACACCTCCGCCTCATGATCGCTCCGCATCACAGTCACACCTGGCTGCCTTCACGCCTCCGCCTCCCCATGGCCGCTTCCCTGCACCAAGACGCCCGGATGCCCCCTCAACACAGCGGGCTACTGCACCTCACTCGCCACCTCCAGCCCGCGGTGAATGGCCCACTGCACCAAGAGGAAGAGACACCATTGATAAGAAAAGATGGTAG